One Spinacia oleracea cultivar Varoflay chromosome 4, BTI_SOV_V1, whole genome shotgun sequence DNA segment encodes these proteins:
- the LOC110805140 gene encoding dynamin-related protein 4C-like, whose amino-acid sequence MTQRNPLYFFYLLIPFFCMLIIPSYTNNVTPPLISSYNDRIRPLLDAVDKLRKLKATDEGIQLPTIVVIGDQSSGKSSVLESLAGISLPRGHGICTRVPLIMCLQHHSNPEPVLYLEYMGKVIQTDEAHVSEAINSATQEIAGNGKGISNTPITLVVRKKGVPDLTMVDLPGITRVPVRGQPENVYEQIRDIIMEYITPEESIILNVLSATVDFSTCESIMMSQAVDKTGQRTLAVVTKPDKAPEGLLEKLTNDDVSIGLGYVCVRNRIGEETYEEAWLEEMRLFQSHPLLSRIDKSIVGVPVLAQKLVQIQANIISKTLPNIVKKIDEKLNVYGVELNNIPRGLSSMEEAMAVFMHIVGSVKESLRKILIRGEYEEYPDDTRMHCTARLNEMIGGFSKLMQSKENDVNNKSGSFLMEEIRVLEEAKGVGLPNFLSRWAFLTALQKKVKGISQTPVDFVTEVWGYIEGVVIKVGKGHSEKYPLLQSFSKRAAGNLISRMKDQSVARVKEIVQMEMYSDYTCNPDYLSVWNRLMLNQDKFMSIVEGKTDYWGAKVTGMELEGFGEVELEHLKDYKHLAKQAFDMKMRIESYWRIVLNRLVDSTALHLVFSIQNLVNKELEYEFVGELMGPYGGSADRMLEESPAVASKRDKLNKSIQVLKESKDVVSTILDKIADIESF is encoded by the coding sequence ATGACACAGAGAAATCCTTTGTACTTTTTTTACCTACTAATACCATTCTTCTGTATGTTGATCATTCCATCCTACACCAATAATGTCACACCACCACTTATATCTTCCTACAATGACCGCATTCGTCCACTACTTGATGCAGTTGACAAGCTCAGAAAGCTTAAAGCAACAGACGAAGGCATTCAACTCCCTACAATTGTCGTAATAGGCGACCAATCATCAGGAAAATCAAGTGTGCTTGAGTCTTTAGCCGGAATCAGCCTTCCTAGGGGTCATGGAATATGTACAAGGGTCCCACTTATTATGTGCCTACAACACCACTCTAACCCAGAACCTGTTCTCTACCTTGAGTACATGGGTAAAGTCATACAGACTGATGAAGCTCATGTTTCTGAGGCTATTAACTCTGCTACTCAAGAAATTGCAGGGAATGGTAAGGGGATATCTAATACACCTATAACACTTGTTGTTAGGAAAAAAGGTGTTCCTGACTTGACCATGGTTGATCTTCCTGGGATAACTCGGGTTCCGGTACGTGGACAACCAGAAAATGTTTATGAGCAGATTAGGGATATTATAATGGAGTATATTACTCCTGAAGAGAGTATTATTCTGAATGTTTTATCTGCAACGGTTGATTTTTCGACTTGTGAGTCGATTATGATGTCACAGGCTGTGGATAAAACTGGGCAGAGGACACTTGCTGTTGTCACAAAACCTGATAAGGCTCCAGAAGGGTTGTTAGAGAAGTTGACGAATGATGATGTCAGTATTGGTCTAGGGTACGTGTGTGTACGGAACAGGATAGGGGAGGAAACGTATGAGGAAGCGTGGTTGGAGGAGATGAGGCTGTTTCAGTCTCACCCTTTGTTGTCAAGGATTGATAAGTCAATTGTGGGAGTACCTGTGTTAGCTCAGAAGTTGGTTCAGATACAAGCTAACATAATTTCCAAGACTTTGCctaacattgtcaagaagatcgaTGAAAAGTTGAATGTCTATGGTGTTGAATTGAATAACATTCCACGTGGATTGTCCTCGATGGAAGAAGCTATGGCGGTGTTCATGCATATTGTGGGATCGGTGAAGGAATCATTAAGGAAGATCTTAATCCGAGGAGAGTACGAGGAGTACCCTGATGATACGAGAATGCATTGCACAGCTCGTTTGAATGAGATGATAGGTGGGTTCTCGAAGCTAATGCAATCAAAAGAAAATGATGTTAATAATAAATCAGGTAGTTTCCTAATGGAAGAGATTCGAGTTCTTGAAGAAGCTAAAGGAGTTGGGTTGCCGAATTTCCTTTCCCGATGGGCTTTTCTCACTGCATTGCAGAAGAAAGTGAAGGGAATATCACAAACACCGGTTGATTTTGTGACTGAAGTCTGGGGATACATTGAGGGTGTAGTGATTAAAGTAGGAAAAGGACATTCTGAAAAATACCCACTCCTTCAGAGCTTCAGCAAAAGAGCTGCCGGTAATCTGATTTCTAGGATGAAGGATCAGTCTGTTGCTCGTGTTAAGGAGATTGTGCAAATGGAGATGTATTCTGATTATACTTGTAATCCGGATTACCTATCTGTTTGGAATCGGCTTATGTTGAATCAAGACAAGTTTATGAGTATTGTGGAAGGCAAAACAGACTATTGGGGTGCGAAGGTGACTGGTATGGAGCTTGAAGGGTTTGGTGAGGTTGAATTAGAGCATTTGAAAGACTACAAGCACCTAGCAAAGCAAGCATTTGATATGAAGATGCGAATAGAATCATATTGGAGAATTGTTTTGAATAGGTTGGTGGATTCTACGGCTCTTCATTTGGTGTTTAGTATTCAAAATTTGGTAAATAAGGAATTGGAGTATGAGTTTGTGGGCGAATTGATGGGTCCATACGGGGGAAGCGCTGACAGGATGCTGGAAGAGTCTCCTGCTGTGGCAAGCAAGAGAGACAAGCTCAATAAGAGTATACAAGTGCTGAAAGAGTCTAAAGATGTTGTATCGACAATCTTGGACAAGATTGCTGACATAGAATCATTTTAG